In Caldicellulosiruptor obsidiansis OB47, a single window of DNA contains:
- a CDS encoding AMP-binding protein, with translation MAFIEMTIPDYFDMIAAKYADNPAVIYHHEKIYLTYSQFKKMVDDAAKGFMAIGIQKGEHVAVWATNRLEYLISIFALAKIGAVLVTVNTNYKIYELEYLLRQSDSSTLIFTEGFKDSNYLEIVKKLNPQLQACKKGELENPNLPCLKRLVFVGQGSHDGIYNWHEVIELGKNVSDEELIHRQKSLEPDEVINMQYTSGTTGFPKGVMLTHRNILNNANAIADCMQLTYKDKLCIPVPFFHCFGLVLGIGACVTKGATMVPLDHFSPLKVMETVHFERCTGLHGVPTMFIAILQHPDFDKFDFSSLRTGIMAGAPCPIKVMREVVEKMHMKEITIAYGQTEASPVITQTRVDDPLEFRVSTVGKPLEGVEVKIVDIHTKKEVPNGVIGEICARGYNIMKGYYKMPEATKQAIDEDGWLHTGDLGYIDQNGYLRITGRLKDMIIRGGENIYPREIEEFLYTHPAVKDVQVVGVPDKVYGEEIAAFIILKDGCKVAEEEIKEFVKANLARHKTPKYVIFVDGFPTTANGKVQKYKLREMAIEKFGLHDAANIETA, from the coding sequence ATGGCTTTTATTGAAATGACTATTCCAGACTATTTTGATATGATAGCTGCAAAGTATGCTGACAATCCTGCTGTCATTTATCATCATGAAAAGATTTACCTTACATATTCCCAGTTCAAAAAAATGGTGGACGATGCAGCAAAAGGCTTTATGGCAATTGGAATTCAAAAAGGAGAACATGTGGCTGTATGGGCAACAAATAGGCTTGAGTATCTCATTTCAATTTTTGCTTTAGCCAAGATTGGAGCAGTACTTGTTACTGTAAATACCAACTACAAGATATATGAGCTTGAGTATCTTCTTAGGCAATCTGACAGTTCCACTTTAATATTCACAGAAGGATTTAAAGATTCGAACTATCTTGAGATTGTGAAAAAACTCAATCCACAGCTTCAGGCGTGCAAAAAAGGAGAGCTTGAAAATCCGAATCTACCGTGTCTTAAAAGACTTGTTTTTGTCGGGCAAGGTTCCCATGATGGAATATATAACTGGCACGAGGTAATTGAACTTGGTAAAAATGTTTCTGATGAGGAGCTAATACACAGGCAAAAAAGCCTTGAGCCGGATGAGGTAATAAATATGCAGTACACTTCTGGTACCACCGGATTTCCCAAAGGTGTTATGCTTACACACAGAAACATTCTCAACAACGCAAACGCAATTGCAGATTGCATGCAACTTACATACAAGGACAAGCTGTGCATCCCTGTACCGTTTTTTCACTGTTTTGGACTTGTATTAGGTATAGGTGCATGTGTGACAAAAGGTGCCACCATGGTGCCGCTTGACCATTTTAGTCCTCTTAAAGTTATGGAGACAGTCCACTTTGAAAGATGCACTGGTTTGCATGGTGTACCTACAATGTTTATTGCAATCTTGCAGCACCCGGACTTTGATAAATTCGACTTTTCTTCTCTGAGAACTGGTATAATGGCAGGAGCACCTTGTCCTATTAAGGTGATGAGAGAAGTTGTCGAAAAGATGCACATGAAAGAGATTACAATAGCATATGGTCAAACAGAGGCATCACCTGTAATAACTCAGACAAGAGTTGATGACCCTCTTGAATTTAGGGTATCCACGGTTGGAAAACCACTTGAAGGTGTGGAGGTTAAAATTGTAGATATTCATACCAAAAAAGAGGTTCCAAACGGTGTTATTGGAGAGATATGCGCAAGAGGGTACAACATTATGAAAGGATATTACAAGATGCCGGAAGCAACAAAACAGGCTATTGACGAAGATGGCTGGCTTCACACAGGTGATTTAGGATACATTGACCAAAATGGATATTTAAGAATTACTGGCAGGCTCAAAGACATGATAATAAGAGGTGGAGAAAATATCTATCCGCGCGAAATAGAAGAATTTTTATATACACATCCGGCAGTAAAAGATGTTCAGGTTGTGGGTGTGCCGGATAAGGTTTATGGTGAGGAGATTGCTGCGTTTATAATCCTTAAGGATGGGTGTAAGGTAGCCGAAGAGGAAATAAAAGAGTTTGTAAAAGCAAATCTTGCACGGCACAAGACACCAAAATATGTTATATTTGTTGATGGTTTTCCTACAACTGCAAACGGTAAGGTCCAAAAATATAAACTGAGAGAGATGGCCATAGAAAAGTTTGGTCTTCACGATGCGGCAAATATCGAAACAGCATAG